CGATGCGTGGATCGATTTCGATCTGTTCGGCCATCAGATCGTCGCGCATCTCGATCCTGCGGCGAAACCTGTGGCAGTCTCCAACCCGGTCGACGGGCATGACGTTCCGGTGCCGCATTTCGGCGTCGTGCTGACCATGCCCGATTGGCAGGCGCTCGCCGATCGCCTCACCGCAGCGGGCACGCGCTTCGGCATTGCGCCGCACATCCGCT
Above is a genomic segment from Sphingomonas sp. HMP6 containing:
- a CDS encoding VOC family protein; translated protein: MTRPFHLAFPVHDLAAARAFYGGTLGCTEGRSADAWIDFDLFGHQIVAHLDPAAKPVAVSNPVDGHDVPVPHFGVVLTMPDWQALADRLTAAGTRFGIAPHIRFVGQPGEQATMFFCDPSGNALEFKAFKDDAMLFAT